One region of Purpureocillium takamizusanense chromosome 4, complete sequence genomic DNA includes:
- the MUP3 gene encoding low-affinity methionine permease (TransMembrane:12 (i62-82o94-115i136-167o179-199i211-231o254-274i294-316o346-369i390-412o427-445i457-477o489-509i)~COG:E~EggNog:ENOG503NVX7): protein MAASTNPEQQPLLPGLVGARKNGSFGDIDSESPNNNVLSRDVEDDVLPEASPMGRNITWQSAYIIVMSRVIGSGIFATPGAILRSVGSPGLSLLIWIAGAVISACGLAVLLEYGCMLPRSGGQKVYLEFTYRHPRFLASTLVAINAVLLGLTASNCVIFSQYILFAFEADSVSDTVRKIVGAGLLTLATIIHAVTPRLGVRIQNVLGWSKIGIVAFMVLSGIYVVILRLAIGDDMGPRSSVSLQGWDHLWQGSIWNWGAIATALFKVFYSYAGLDNLSNVLNEVKDPVRTLRSVTLTALFTTCAIFLLVNVAYFLVVPIDEIRESGELVAALFFERVFGGNFGRRFLPLVVALSAVGNVLVVVFAMARLKQEIARQGLLPFSERLSSTMPFNSPLGGLLLTYVPSLLVIVLSPSQEVFSFILETEGYSGQILGLLTGAGLIWLRIKRPDLKRPFKAWTSAVLFRFLLGLALLAAPFFPPSKQPAGGLYYATYAIVGVAIFVGSLLYWYVWTILLPRIRGYTLEEETVVLQDGTAVTRIIHKERSS from the exons ATGGCCGCCTCAACGAATCCAGAGCAACAGCCGCTTCTGCCGGGTCTCGTTGGCGCTCGAAAGAACGGCTCCTTCGGCGACATTGATAGTGAGTCTCCAAACAACAATGTCCTGTCGCGCGACGTCGAAGACGATGTACTTCCGGAAGCGTCCCCGATGGGGCGTAACATTACCTGGCAAAGCGCCTACATCATAGTAATGTCCAGAGTCATCGGGAGCGGTATCTTCGCCACACCAGGCGCCATTTTGCGATCTGTCGGGAGCCCAGGGCTTTCGTTACTCATCTGGATTGCCGGTGCAGTCATATCAGCCTGCGGCCTTGCCGTGTTGCTCGAGTACGGCTGCATGCTGCCACGCTCTGGAGGGCAGAAGGTCTACCTTGAGTTCACGTACAGGCATCCCCGGTTCCTCGCGTCGACGCTCGTCGCAATAAACGCCGTTCTCCTGGGACTGACGGCAAGCAATTGTGTCATATTCTCGCAGTATATTCTCTTTGCTTTTGAGGCGGATTCTGTCAGCGACACGGTTCGCAAGATAGTCGGAGCAGGCCTTTTGACGCTCGCGACCATCATTCATGCAGTAACTCCAAGACTTGGCGTCAGGATCCAAAATGTCCTCGGGTGGTCAAAGATTGGAATTGTTGCTTTTATGGTGCTCTCTGGCATTTATGTTGTCATTCTTCGCCTTGCTATCGGCGATGATATGGGCCCGAGATCAAGCGTTTCTCTGCAAGGTTGGGATCATTTGTGGCAGGGCAGCATTTGGAACTGGGGCGCAATCGCGACTGCCTTGTTCAAGGTCTTCTACTCAtacgccggcctcgacaatCTGAGCAATGTTCTCAACGAAGTCAAGGACCCCGTTCGTACGCTACGGTCGGTGACACTCACAGCACTCTTCACCACATGCGCAATTTTCCTCCTCGTCAATGTGGCCTACTTCCTCGTAGTGCCTATTGACGAAATAAGAGAAAGCGGCGAGCTTGTTGCCGCTTTATTTTTCGAGCGCGTCTTCGGAGGGAACTTTGGGCGTCGATTCCTGCCTCTTGTCGTCGCCTTGTCCGCGGTTGGCAATGTCTTGGTCGTCGTGTTTGCCATG GCGAGGCTCAAGCAGGAGATTGCCAGGCAAGGCCTTCTGCCATTCTCTGAGAGATTGTCGTCCACTATGCCCTTCAATTCACCGCTGGGAGGCCTTTTACTCACCTACGTCCCGTCACTGCTGGTCATTGTGCTTTCACCCTCACAAGAAGTGTTCTCGTTTATCTTAGAGACCGAAGGATACTCGGGGCAAATTTTGGGCTTGCTCACTGGAGCCGGTCTTATTTGGCTGCGGATCAAGCGCCCGGATCTCAAGAGGCCATTCAAGGCTTGGACATCGGCGGTCTTGTTCCGATTCCTTCTCGGACTTGCCTTGCTCGCGGCTCCGTTCTTCCCCCCATCCAAACAGCCCGCAGGCGGGCTCTACTACGCGACATACGCCATTGTTGGCGTCGCCAT ATTTGTTGGCAGTCTCTTGTATTGGTATGTATGGACCATTCTGCTCCCTCGCATCCGTGGTTACACCCTGGAGGAAGAGACGGTGGTGCTTCAAGATGGGACAGCGGTGACAAGGATCATTCACAAGGAGCGCTCATCGTAG
- a CDS encoding uncharacterized protein (EggNog:ENOG503Q3TU), with protein sequence MAATAIHNPVSVPSFVPDQGNVTAPRIGQSVRGRTVPKHDVQTVLNYFKENEDGTPPHPTYVDRPETYDRPVERHTVTITDIAGDESNYTLDGNGFQIYSREANEKAFLDDDAIKSGYYRETEQLLKEATGASRVFIFDHTIRRKLPDAGPGTRTSRGPVQRVHIDQSYSAALSRVSHHLPDESEELLKGRVQIINVWRPIKTVERDPLALAEASSVAESDLVVTELIYPNRRGETYAVRYNDGHKWFYKSGLSTDEVILIKCFDSKTDGRARRVPHTAFEDSGASPDAPARESIEVRALVFHPEDRD encoded by the exons ATGGCTGCCACTGCCATCCATAACCCCGTGTCCGTTCCCTCCTTCGTGCCCGACCAAGGCAACGTGACAGCGCCTCGCATCGGTCAAAGTGTTAGGGGTCGCACTGTTCCGAAGCATGATGTCCAGACGGTCCTCAACTACTTCAAAGAAAACGAGGACGGCACTCCTCCGCATCCAACGTACGTTGACCGACCTGAGACGTACGATCGGCCGGTCGAGCGACATACCGTAACCATCACCGATATCGCCGGCGACGAAAGCAACTATACCCTCGATGGGAACGGTTTTCAAATCTATAGCCGCGAGGCCAATGAGAAAGCGTTTCTAGACGACGACGCTATCAAGTCTGGATACTACCGGGAGACGGAACAGCTGCTAAAGGAGGC CACGGGTGCCTCGCGGGTCTTCATTTTTGATCATACAATTCGCCGCAAGCTTCCAGATGCCGGGCCGGGGACACGGACCTCGCGCGGTCCGGTGCAACGGGTACACATTGATCAGTCCTATAGCGCTGCCTTGTCTCGTGTCTCTCACCATCTCCCGGACGAGTCCGAGGAGCTCTTGAAGGGTCGAGTCCAGATCATCAATGTGTGGAGGCCTATTAAGACGGTAGAGCGCGACCCGCTTGCCCTTGCTGAGGCAAGCTCGGTGGCTGAATCGGACCTCGTCGTGACGGAGCTGATCTACCCGAATCGCCGTGGAGAGACGTACGCAGTGCGCTATAACGACGGCCACAAATGGTTCTACAAGTCGGGGCTGTCTACGGACGAAGTGATACTCATCAAGTGCTTCGATAGCAAGACGGACGGTCGTGCGCGCCGAGTGCCACACACCGCGTTCGAGGACTCGGGCGCCAGCCCCGATGCACCCGCTCGAGAGAGCATTGAGGTCCGTGCCTTGGTCTTTCACCCAGAGGACCGAGACTAG
- a CDS encoding uncharacterized protein (TransMembrane:12 (i79-104o116-135i147-164o176-194i235-255o290-309i321-339o397-418i425-444o450-478i490-511o565-583i)~COG:U~EggNog:ENOG503NW0J) yields MAGFSRFRPGFRRATTDTAPQAVVVQELTKDENGDADAAQNGAGRPNGEPLEIVVPSEDAQRGVQDVEAVTLTWSKKTLAAVFFCMFMLYFVNAFQSAVVGTLIPYATSDFESHSLLTVINIVANAISAAVYIPLAKILDLWGRAEGFLLMIAFATLGLILMAASDGLATFCAAQVFYSVGFGGMTYSIDVITADTSKLRNRALAFAFTSSPNMITAFAGPRASQEFLDHVNWRWGIGCFAIILPFVASPLYILMKLNLHKAEKQGLTARAKSDRTLLENIWYYTLEFDAPGVILFAGGLTVFLLPFTLANTAPDGWSSGYIIAMIVVGFIVLVLFGLYESFLAPVPFLNAKLLTDRTVIGACILDATYQVSYYCWNTYFTSFLQVVNNLTAAEAGYVSHTFDVVSGVLLFAVGFLIRKTGYFKWLLFVAVPLYIFAQGLMIYFRQPNGYIGYIVMCQVFISVGGAIFILCEQLAILAAVEHRYVAPIMALLYVAGNVGGAIGNTISGAIWTNTFEKALERDLPESALPDIEDIYNNLETQLAYPVNDPVRLAIQQAYGYAQTRMLAAGTGIMALTFISVLLIRNINLAKVTQTKGTLF; encoded by the exons ATGGCTGGCTTCTCCAGGTTCCGACCGGGCTTTCGCCGAGCCACCACCGACACAGCgccccaggccgtcgtcgtacAAGAGTTGACCAAGGACGAGAACGGAGATGCTGATGCGGCTCAAaacggcgccgggcggccaAATGGAGAGCCACTGGAAATTGTTGTTCCCAGCGAAGATGCCCAGCGCGGTGTCcaagacgtcgaggccgtaACACTCACGTGGTCAAAGAAGACACTGGCAGCAGTCTTCTTCTG CATGTTCATGCTGTACTTCGTTAATGCGTTCCAATCGGCTGTTGTGGGCACCCTGATACCCTACGCAACGAGCGACTTCGAGAGCCACTCGCTTCTCACTGTCATCAACATTGTCGCCAATGCCATATCTGCGGCAGTATACATCCCTCTGGCCAAAATTCTGGATCTTTGGGGCCGCGCTGAGGGTTTCTTGCTCATGATTGCCTTTGCTACATTGGGCTTAATCCTGATGGCTGCATCGGACGGCCTTGCTACATTTTGTGCAGCGCAG GTCTTTTATTCGGTCGGCTTTGGTGGTATGACCTACAGCATCGACGTGATAACTGCCGACACATCCAAGCTGCGCAACCGAGCGCTGGCTTTCGCTTTCACGTCTTCTCCCAATATGATTACGGCTTTCGCGGGCCCGAGGGCGTCTCAAGAGTTTCTTGACCACGTCAATTGGCGATGGGGCATCGGGTGCTTCGCCATCATACTCCCATTTGTCGCGTCGCCCCTCTACATCCTCATGAAGCTCAATCTGCACAAGGCGGAGAAACAGGGGCTCACCGCTCGGGCAAAGAGTGACCGCACACTGCTGGAGAATATCTGGTATTACACGTTGGAATTTGATG CTCCCGGAGTTATACTCTTTGCCGGAGGCTTGACCGTCTTCCTGTTGCCCTTCACTTTAGCGAACACCGCTCCCGACGGGTGGTCTTCCGGTTACATCATCGCCATGATTGTAGTGGGATTCATCGTGCTCGTTCTCTTCGGTCTCTACGAGTCATTCTTGGCCCCGGTGCCATTCCTCAACGCCAAGCTTCTGACTGACCGGACAGTTATTGGCGCGTGTATATTGGACGCAACCTATCAGGTGTCCTACTACTGTTGGAACACGTACTTCACCTCATTCTTGCAGGTCGTCAACAACCTCACCGCCGCGGAGGCTGGCTACGTCTCGCACACGTTTGACGTGGTGTCGGGTGTCCTTCTGTTCGCCGTGGGTTTCCTGATCCGCAAAACTGGCTACTTCAAGTGGCTACTGTTTGTCGCAGTGCCTTTGTACATCTTTGCGCAAGGCCTCATGATCTACTTCCGGCAGCCCAACGGTTACATTGGCTACATCGTCATGTGCCAGGTGTTCATCtccgttggcggcgccatcttTATCCTGTGTGAGCAGCTTGCTATCCTGGCCGCTGTCGAGCACAGATACGTCGCACCTATCATGGCCCTTCTCTACGTTGCCGGAAATGTCGGCGGAGCAATTGGAAACACTATTTCTGGCGCTATTTGGACCAATACGTTCGAGAAGGCGCTTGAGCGAGATTTGCCCGAGTCAGCCTTGCCTGACATCGAGGACATATATAATAACCTGGAAACGCAGCTCGCATACCCTGTCAATGACCCTGTCCGGTTGGCAATCCAACAGGCCTACGGCTACGCTCAGACGAGAatgttggcggcgggaacTGGCATCATGGCGTTGACATTCATATCCGTGCTCCTCATTAGGAACATCAATCTAGCCAAGGTGACGCAAACCAAGGGCACACTGTTCTAA
- a CDS encoding uncharacterized protein (TransMembrane:16 (o110-130i137-156o185-204i216-234o240-262i283-310o330-348i355-378o432-452i484-505o511-530i594-615o660-682i689-705o711-727i739-763o)~COG:T~EggNog:ENOG503PCCG) — protein MGLKDRLGVRSRETTDVDATAATTATGAEILPSVSANHDPDRELRRFRKQHKWDPFLDIDKLDNIDDALASGNAEKEAAIDESLIQEDSPYPEVRASVPPTDKEMPVNTLRAWVIGSILCTIVAACNILLNLRRTPISINSTVVQLIAYPIGVGWAKYMPDASFKVFGATIEVNPGPFNVKEHTIITMMTAAGSSISYSIDILLAQEIFYKQYFKWGFQILLMLSTQAMGFGVAGVARRFLIWPSSMVWPATLITCTVMYSLHDHRASDPSQTNGWKIGRYSFFLLVALLTFAWEWFPLVIAPFLSYFMWATWIAPENVVVNQIFGGNTGLGLIPISFDWASVTAFLSSPLQTPAFAIANVAAGLLLSTLGAIGLAYGGPEFYRYLPMSANQNFDRFAQPYNTSRILNADFTVNETAYKAYSPILLGPTFSLSYGLSFATLISTVTHVALFYGSDVWNRAWDSKYEEPDVHLKLMRRYKEAPEWWFASIFVVSFAFGMIACQVWNTHLPWWAYIICILIGVVLFVPIGMVQAITNQQTGLNVITEMVIGYMLPGRPVAMMLFKSWGYMLSYNGLTYISDMKVGHYMKIPPRSMFAAQAFAVVWLSFVQVATYNFLRGNIKEICTPHQSQGLTCPNARTFYNASVIWGAIGPKRVFGAGAIYSWTNWFWFIGFAIPVIQFIVARRYPRSWTRYIIAPAIFGAAGQIPPATLYFLLQWVIVGLIFNGLIRRRFFGWWSRYNYAMSGALDIGTALCTVISGLGLGLSETSFPDWWGTLVWQNTLDYNGTAVTRQFIENVTEPLGPSSW, from the exons atgggcctCAAGGACAGACTCGGCGTCCGCTCGCGCGAGACgaccgacgtcgacgccacgGCTGCTaccacggccacgggcgcTGAGATTCTCCCCAGCGTCTCTGCCAACCATGACCCTGAccgcgagctgcgccgctTTCGCAAGCAGCACAAGTGGGATCCTTTCCTCGACATTGACAAGCTCGACAACATTGATGATGCTCTCGCGTCTGGCAATGCCGAAAAGGAGGCGGCCATTGACGAGTCCTTGATCCAGGAAGACTCGCCGTACCCGGAAGTACGAGCATCG GTCCCTCCCACCGATAAGGAAATGCCCGTCAATACGCTCCGTGCCTGGGTCATTGGTAGCATCCTTTGCACCATTGTGGCAGCGTGTAACATCCTGCTCAACCTTCGTCGCACGCCCATTTCGATCAACTCTACTGTTGTTCAGTTGATTGCCTATCC GATTGGTGTCGGATGGGCCAAGTACATGCCCGACGCCTCGTTCAAAGTGTTCGGCGCTACGATCGAAGTGAACCCTGGCCCGTTCAACGTCAAGGAGCATACAATCATCACGATGATGACTGCCgcaggcagcagcatcagctACTCCATCGACATTCTTCTTGCACAGGAGATCTTCTACAAGCAATATTTCAA ATGGGGCTTCCAGATCCTGCTCATGCTTTCGACCCAAGCCATGGGATTTGGTGTTGCTGGAGTAGCCCGCCGCTTCCTTATTTGGCCATCGTCGATGGTGTGGCCGGCGACCCTGATTACGTGCACTGTCATGTACTCCCTGCACGACCATAGGGCGTCCGACCCCTCCCAGACCAACGGCTGGAAGATTGGACGTTATAGCTTCTTCCTGCTTGTCGCTCTGCTGACTTTTGCGTGGGAGTGGTTCCCCTTGGTTATTGCCCCCTTTCTTAGCTACTTCATGTGGGCTACGTGGATTGCGCCCGAGAACGTCGTTGTCAACCAGATCTTTGGCGGCAATACTGGTTTAGGTCTGATTCCGATCTCTTTCGATTGGGCCAGTGTCACGGCCTTCTTGAGCAGTCCGCTGCAGACGCCTGCCTTCGCTATCGCCAATGTTGCCGCCGGTCTCTTGCTTTCGACGCTCGGTGCGATTGGTCTCGCCTATGGCGGACCCGAGTTCTACAGATACCTACCTATGAGCGCCAACCAGAACTTCGACCGCTTTGCACAGCCGTATAACACGTCTCGCATCTTGAATGCGGACTTCACCGTCAATGAGACCGCCTATAAGGCGTATTCGCCTATTCTGCTAGGGCCGACCTTTTCCCTGTCCTATGGCCTGTCGTTCGCAACGCTCATCTCTACCGTCACTCACGTTGCCCTCTTTTATGGATCCGACGTCTGGAATCGCGCCTGGGACTCCAAGTATGAGGAGCCTGATGTCCATCTCAAGCTCATGAGACGGTACAAGGAGGCACCCGAATGGTGGTTCGCCTCCATTTTCGTGGTCAGCTTTGCCTTTGGCATGATTGCCTGCCAAGTCTGGAATACCCACCTGCCGTGGTGGGCTTATATCATCTGCATCCTTATTGGCGTTGTCTTGTTCGTTCCCATTGGCATGGTCCAGGCTATCACCAACCAGCAGACCGGTCTGAACGTCATCACCGAAATGGTCATCGGCTATATGCTCCCGGGACGTCCCGTTGCTATGATGCTGTTCAAGTCCTGGGGATACATGCTTTCATACAACGGCTTGACGTACATTTCCGACATGAAGGTTGGCCACTACATGAAGATCCCGCCCCGCAGCATGTTCGCCGCTCAGGCGTTTGCTGTGGTGTGGCTGTCTTTCGTGCAAGTCGCCACTTATAACTTCCTCCGAGGAAATATCAAGGAGATTTGCACGCCTCATCAGTCACAAGGATTAACCTGCCCCAACGCTCGGACGTTCTACAACGCTAGCGTGATTTGGGGTGCCATTGGACCGAAGCGAGTCTTCGGTGCGGGTGCGAT TTACTCTTGGACGAACTGGTTCTGGTTCATCGGTTTTGCTATTCCTGTGATCCAGTTCATTGTCGCCCGGCGCTATCCCCGCAGCTGGACTCGATACATCATTGCCCCAGCCATCtttggtgctgctggccaaaTCCCTCCGGCCACACTCTATTTCCTGTTGCAGTGGGTCATCGTTGGCCTTATCTTCAACGGTTTGATCCGTCGCAGGTTTTTCGGCTGGTGGA GTCGCTACAACTACGCCATGTCGGGTGCACTCGATATCGGCACAGCTCTGTGCACCGTCATTTCGGGTCTTGGTCTTGGACTTAGCGAGACAAGCTTCCCTGACTGGTGGGGGACGCTCGTCTGGCAGAACACGCTCGATTATAATGGGACTGCGGTCACAAGGCAATTCATCGAGAACGTGACGGAACCCCTGGGCCCAAGCAGCTGGTAG
- a CDS encoding uncharacterized protein (TransMembrane:10 (i110-134o154-182i194-212o218-242i305-326o355-375i408-425o437-453i473-491o503-529i)~EggNog:ENOG503NW90~COG:E), with protein sequence MTLRLSSFRRKSSPESATVELGDNYAYDTDGQPEVVHDGGLAFTRVKGGNGSGATYQEAVGAPVESTSPLGYHVGSLTIIFLNVNQMIGTGIFSVPGSILKATGSVGLSLIYWSIGAVMAVAGFGVYLEYASYFPNRSGSEVVYLEQAYPRPRFLLPIAFAVQSVVLSFSSSNAVVLSRYLWRIAGQTPTDWQMKGVAIAAYTLAVICVIAHNKYSLWAVNVLGALKILTLVFISITGFVVLGGHVSRVSNPGHNFHDSFQGTTNNGNDLATALVSIVFSYTGYSNAFNVVNEIRNPIPTIKKHGLLSILVVAILYVLCNIAYFAAVDKAEFGASKEIAASIFFRAVFGKGGAETALNVLVLLSAYGNLLAVLVGQSRLIREIGRQGVLPFTPFWVSTKPFGTPLGPYVLKWAMTFVMIAAPPAGDAFQFVVSLKTYPEAMFHSALAVGLWLVRRRRSRNDFPPSKFRVWDGFLIFFNLIQVYILVMPWWPPKGGIYAGDVSFFYATYCITGIGVMLLCVVYYILWMYLIPRWRKYEIRTEILEIDNDGANTHRLVKVPVSELEQWDAEHDESGLPRQVRY encoded by the exons ATGACCCTTCGGCTATCGTCGTTTCGGCGCAAGTCTAGTCCCGAGTCCGCCACAGTCGAGCTAGGCGATAACTACGCGTACGACACAGACGGCCAACCTGAAGTCGttcatgatggcggccttgctTTTACAAGAGTCAAGGGCGGTAACGGATCTGGAGCAACCTACCAAGAGGCCGTTGGCGCTCCGGTCGAGTCTACCTCGCCTCTCGGCTACCATGTCGGGTCCCTTACCATCATCTTTCTCAATGTGAACCAGATGATTGGCACAGGGATATTCTCGGTGCCCGGTAGCATCCTCAAAGCAACGGGGTCAGTCGGCCTATCGCTCATCTACTGGTCCATTGGTGCGGTCATGGCCGTTGCTGGCTTCGGCGTCTACCTCGAGTATGCCAGCTATTTCCCCAACCGCAGCGGCTCCGAGGTGGTGTACCTTGAACAAGCATATCCCCGGCCACGGTTTCTTCTCCCCATTGCTTTTGCTGTCCAGTCCGTCGTTCTGTCGTTTAGTAGTAGCAACGCCGTTGTCCTTTCGAGGTATCTGTGGCGCATTGCTGGTCAGACACCGACGGACTGGCAGATGAAGGGTGTGGCCATCGCTGCTTACACCCTGGCAGTCATCT GTGTCATTGCCCACAACAAGTACTCCCTTTGGGCTGTCAACGTCCTGGGTGCCCTGAAAATACTCACGCTCGTCTTCATCAGCATCACTGGCTTTGTAGTGTTGGGTGGCCACGTTTCGCGGGTGTCCAATCCTGGACATAACTTCCACGACTCATTCCAGGGTACCACCAACAATGGCAACGACCTGGCTACGGCTCTAGTCAGCATTGTGTTCTCCTATACTGGTTACTCCAACGCTTTCAACGTGGTCAACGAAATAAGGAATCCAATCCCCACCATAAAAAAACACGGCTTACTCTCTATTTTAGTCGTCGCCATTTTGTACGTGCTTTGCAACATAGCCTACTTCGCGGCTGTTGACAAAGCTGAGTTCGGAGCCTCCAAGGAGATTGCAGCATCCATCTTCTTCAGAGCCGTCTTCGGCAAGGGAGGCGCCGAGACCGCCCTGAATGTTTTGGTATTGCTGAGTGCATACGGCAATCTTCTCGCCGTGTTGGTTGGCCAATCCCGCTTAATCCGCGAGATCGGGCGTCAGGGGGTCCTGCCCTTCACGCCATTTTGGGTGTCGACGAAGCCATTTGGAACCCCTCTGGGGCCGTACGTCCTCAAATGGGCCATGACATTTGTCATGATCgccgcgccaccggccgGGGACGCATTCCAGTTCGTCGTCAGCCTCAAGACTTACCCCGAAGCCATGTTCCATTCCGCTTTGGCCGTCGGCCTATGGCTAGTGCGCCGGCGTCGCAGTCGCAACGACTTCCCGCCATCGAAATTCCGCGTTTGGGATGGGTTCTTGATCTTTTTCAACTTGATTCAGGTTTACATCTTGGTGATGCCGTGGTGGCCACCCAAGGGTGGTATATACGCTGGTGATGTCTCTTTCTTTTACGCCACCTACTGCATCACAGGAATCGGCGT AATGCTTCTGTGTGTTGTCTACTATATCTTGTGGATGTACCTCATTCCAAGGTGGAGGAAGTATGAAATTCGGACGGAAATCTTGGAAATTGACAATGACGGTGCCAACACGCATCGTCTTGTCAAAGTGCCAGTATCTGAGCTGGAGCAGTGGGACGCGGAGCATGACGAATCAGGGCTACCACGTCAGGTACGGTACTAG
- a CDS encoding uncharacterized protein (EggNog:ENOG503P0PX~COG:E), with amino-acid sequence MADAAVNLTGPPGQPDIAYTPDWEKYQARIERRRASEDLAQALPDGFPKRLSSTLAWDGATVAEHYSYAYHLTEADLREIDGAVAHFKSLGKPLGELSQQTFPLQDLHATLRGVSKDVHDGHGFKVVRGVPIHKYSREENIIIYAGLAAHVASVRGRQDHQFNGKPADVVLAHIKDLSRDFDAQSIGSPAYTAEKQVFHTDSGDIIALFALSAAEEGGESYLSSSWTVYNELAATRPDLIRTLAEPWDVDEFGKTGPPGFTRRPLLYHQPATGSEPERLLIQYARRAFVGYWGLPRSANIPAITEAQAEALDALHYTAEKHAVALEFQPGDIQFANNLSIFHARGSFRDSAQKQRHLVRLWLRDDELAWKIPEALKSRWDRVYEGVTADKQVFPLEPSIRSASAGKATQPTVQQQPTAVAASA; translated from the exons ATGGCGGATGCGGCTGTGAACCTAACCGGGCCGCCTGGCCAGCCAGATATTGCCTACACGCCAGATTGGGAGAAGTACCAGGCACGAATCGAGAGGCGCCGCGCTAGCGAGGACCTGGCGCAAGCTCTACCTGATGGCTTCCCGAAAAGGCTCAGTTCGACACTGGCTTGGGATGGCGCCACGGTCGCTGAGCATTACAGCTATGCCTATCATCTCACGGAAGCAGACTTGCGCGAAATCGATGGAGCTGTGGCACACTTCAAAT CTCTGGGCAAGCCTCTCGGCGAGTTGAGCCAGCAAACCTTCCCCCTGCAGGACCTGCATGCAACTTTGCGGGGCGTGTCCAAGGACGTTCACGATGGGCACGGCTTCAAGGTCGTGCGCGGTGTCCCAATCCACAAATATTCCCGTGAGGAAAACATCATCATCTACGCTGGCCTGGCAGCCCACGTCGCTTCCGTTCGTGGGCGACAGGACCACCAGTTCAACGGCAAACCCGCAGACGTGGTGTTGGCGCACATCAAAGACCTGTCGCGCGACTTTGACGCACAGAGCATCGGCTCACCTGCGTACACGGCGGAGAAACAAGTGTTCCACACCGACAGCGGAGATATCATTGCTCTATTCGCCTTGAGTGCTGCGGAAGAAGGCGGTGAGAGCTACCTGTCGAGCAGCTGGACCGTGTATAATGAGCTGGCGGCAACGCGACCCGACCTGATCAGGACTCTGGCCGAGCCCTGGGATGTTGACGA GTTCGGTAAGACCGGCCCTCCCGGTTTCACGAGGCGACCGCTGTTGTATCACCAGCCTGCCACCGGCAGTGAGCCGGAGCGACTGCTGATCCAATACGCCCGCCGAGCCTTTGTCGGGTACTGGGGCCTGCCCAGAAGTGCAAATATCCCCGCGATAACGGAGGCTCAGGCAGAAGCGCTTGATGCGCTGCACTATACCGCCGAGAAGCATGCCGTGGCGCTCGAGTTCCAGCCGGGTGACATCCAGTTCGCCAACAACCTCAGCATCTTTCATGCGCGGGGCTCTTTCCGAGACTCTGCCCAGAAACA GCGCCATCTCGTTAGGTTGTGGCTTCGCGACGATGAGCTTGCGTGGAAAATACCAGAGGCCCTCAAAAGCAGATGGGATAGGGTCTATGAAGGCGTGACGGCAGACAAGCAAGTTTTCCCGTTGGAGCCCTCTATCCGGTCTGCATCCGCAGGGAAGGCGACACAGCCAActgtgcagcagcagcctaCAGCCGTTGCGGCGTCTGCCTGA
- a CDS encoding uncharacterized protein (COG:S~SECRETED:SignalP(1-20~SECRETED:cutsite=TSA-VG~SECRETED:prob=0.5893)~EggNog:ENOG503PEG1) yields MFNKLSLLAVGAALAQLTSAVGYARVKNNCPFDVTAWSVGTDISPAHTLRHGESYGEPFTRDPKTGGRAIKVTIQPDGLWTGKPQTIYAYNLDGNTIWYDLSDVFGDAFTGHKIKLASSNKDCPAIVWEDGVPPAGSQVKNCGADWDVTLTLCV; encoded by the coding sequence ATGTTCAACAAGCTCAgcctcctcgccgttggTGCCGCCCTGGCCCAGCTCACGTCTGCCGTTGGCTATGCGCGCGTCAAGAACAACTGTCCCTTTGATGTGACGGCTTGGTCCGTCGGCACCGATATCTCGCCTGCCCATActctccgccacggcgaATCGTACGGCGAGCCCTTCACCCGCGATCCCAAGACTGGCGGCCGGGCGATCAAGGTGACGATTCAACCCGATGGCCTGTGGACTGGCAAGCCGCAGACCATCTATGCCTACAACCTGGATGGCAACACGATTTGGTACGACTTGAGCGATGTGTTTGGAGACGCTTTCACGGGCCACAAGATCAAGCTGGCTTCTTCTAACAAGGATTGCCCCGCGATCGTGTGGGAGGATGGCGTTCCCCCGGCCGGTAGCCAGGTGAAGAACTGCGGTGCTGATTGGGACGTCACTCTGACTCTTTGCGTGTAA